The DNA segment TCGCAACCTTGGACACTGCCTTCTTGCTGCCCGAGACCCTTGGCGTCTTCTCCTTGGGGGCGGCTGCGCCGCTGTCGGCTACTTGCACGCTCGTCGGAAAATAGAAGACCTCGTTCGTCGGCGGCTTGATGATGGGTGAATTCACGGCAACTCTCAAAATCAAAAACAGGCTAAACAGTATATACCGTTTAGCGACGGGTATCAGGTGGCCCCCGCTTCCGCCACCGTCGCCCGTGAGGGTCGCCTCGGTTACTTGCTAGTGGCGTCGACAGGGATCCCGGCGTTGCTGCCGGCCGCGCCGCCTCGCGCGGGCCGGCGCACGGCTCTCACCTTCCCGCTGTCGCCGCCTCCGCAGAAGAACTGGTCGCCGCCATTGGATTCGAGCCCCGACACGCCGACGCCGCCTGGCATCTCGATGCTCTCCAGGACCTTTCCCGTTTGGGGATCGACCTTGCGCAACTCGCTCTGCTCGCCTTCCCAGGTGCCGTGCCAGAGCTCTCCTTCGACCCATGTGACCCCGGTGACGAAGCGATTGGACTCGATGGTGCGAAGAATCTCCCCGGTCTGGGGATCGACCTGATGGATCTTGCGCTCCCGGTACTGCCCCACCCAGAGCGTGCCTTCGGCCCATGCGAGTCCCGAGTCGTTGCCGCCGCCGGGCGCCGGAATCGTGGCGACCACGCGGCCGGTCTGCGGATCGATCTTCTGGATGCGATCCTCGGCAATCTGGAACAGGTGCTGGCCGTCGAAGGCGGTTCCCGCGTGTGAGGCGACATCCATCGCGCGCAGCGTCTTCCCGCTCGCCGGGTCCAGCGCGATCAGCTTGTCGCCGGTGGCAAACCAGACTTGCTGGCCGTCATAGGTAACCCCATGCACGCTGTCGACACCCGGAAAGGGACCATACTCACGGATGATTTCGGCCGCTGATCGTTTCATGTTTCCATCCTCATGACGCTGCAGTGAAGGGCAATCGATGAAGGGCAATCGATGCAGTGCATTCTAGTCACCCGGCAGTGGCGCGGGGAGTAACAAGGTCGTCGCGAATCCAGGCACGGGCGGCGTCAGCCAGCGGCGCGCGCGCCCGCGGCCAAACGACTGCACCTTGCCTGCTGCCGCAAGCGCGTCGAGTGCGCGCTGCACGGTGCGCTGGCTGGCGCCAAGGGCCACTGCCAGGGCCGAGCTAGACCATGACTCACCGTCCGCAACGACAGCGAGCACCGCCGCGTGCGCCTCGTCGACGGGCCTCGCCAGCACGACAACCTCGCGGGCGACGTGCGGCACCAGCGCAAACCCGCGCCGGGTCGCGCCCACGCCGGCCAGCGGCCCAAGCAAGGTGCGAAGCCGCCCGATTTCAACGCGTAGCCGCGCGCGATGCGACGCATCGGCGTGCCGGGCACGGAATGCCCGCGCAATCAGCGCGTCCCTCGGCACGTCCGCAGGCCACGCTTCGGCCAGCGCGCGTGCGAGCGCGAACAGCACCGGACGCCTCGCCAGCGAGACCACCGTGCCCGCCTCACGCACGGCATGACGGCACGCGTCCACAACCAGCGCCTTGGATGCCAGCAACGCTTCCACCTCATCGAGCAGCAGGAACCGCTCTTGGCCACGCGCAATCAGGCGCGCCGCGGGCGTTTGCAGGACGAGGAATGCGCTCTGGACCTCCGCCGTCAGCGCAGGGATGCCGGCGTGGCGCGCGGCGTGCTCAGCCCGGGCAAGCGCGGCGCGTGCCGCCTTTGTGCGCAGGCGCCGCAGCGCGATCCCCGCAACGACCAGCGCATGGACGGCGCTGGACGCGGGCGGAAAGGGCGCGGGGTCGAGCTGGGCCAGCGTCAGCTCGGCCTCGTCGAGGCGCCCGATCAGCAGGAGGCGCCTGGCTTCGAGAAACCGCGCGTGCGCGGCGTTCACCGGGTCGCCGTGCGCCTCCAGGGTGGCGCGCGCTGCGTCGAGCGCCTTCGCCGGCCAGCTCAGGTCGCGCGAGGCCAGCGCGATCTCGGCCTCGGCGACGACGCACCGCGCGCGGGCCACGGCCTCTTTCGGGCCGAAGGCGCGCGCCGCGCTTCGCACCAGCGCCTTCGCGCGCACGAGATCGCCAAGCTGCGCCATCGCGATGCCACGCAGCGCAAGCGCTGGCGCGTCGTCGCGCAAGGCGACCCGGTTCAGCGCACCAAGCGGGTCACCCGCCGCGAGCGCGCGCGCCGCGGCCGTGATCAGCGAATCCATCTGAATCCCAATCGCGCCACACTTGTCACTCCCGCCGTTCGGATGCCCGGCACTAATCTATCACGACCACCAACCCGCACATCGTCCCTGGTAGCTGGTACTGAGCGAACGACGATGGACACCCAACGGAGGAAAGCATGATGACGCAACACATCACCGCGACACGCGAAGAGTGGCTGGCAGCGCGGCTCGCGCTGCTCGAGGCGGAAAAGGACCTGACGCGGCGCAGCGACGAGCTCGCGCGGCGACGCCAGGCGCTGCCATGGGTCCGGGTCGACAAGGCGTACCGGTTCGAGACCGACGAAGGCAGCGCCTCGCTGGCAGACCTCTTCCGGGGGCGCTCGCAGCTCCTCATCTACCACTTCATGTTCGGGCCCGACTACACAGCGGGGTGCCCATCCTGCTCGTCGATCGCGGACGGGTTCGACGGCGTCGTGGTTCACCTGGCAAACCACGACGTCACGCTTGCGGCGGTGTCGCGCGCACCGCTGGCGAAACTGCAGGCGTACAAGCAGCGGATGGGCTGGACGTTTCCCTGGGCGTCCTCGCTCGGCAGCGACTTCAACTTCGATGCCAACGTCTCCTTCACCGAGGCGCAACAGCGCGACGGGTTCGTCGAATACAACTACAAGCGCGGCGGCCACGCGATGGACGCCACACCGGCCCCGGAACCCGTCGCCCGGTTCGCAGCCACATGCGGCACCGACGCAGCCACGTACTCGCGCGATCGGCCGGGCCTGAGCGCATTCGTGCTTGAGGATGGCGTGGTCTATCACACCTACTCCGCCTATGCGCGCGGGGTGGACGGCCTTTGGGGCATGTACCAATGGCTCGACCGCGCCCCCAAGGGACGCAACGAGACGGGCATCTGGTGGCGCCGCCACGACGAGTACGGCGAGCGCTGAGCCAGGCCATGGGCAACGCAGGCGCCGCCGAGGGAGCGCAGGCGCAACGAAGCATGGTCTCCGGGCGAGCCTTCCTGGGCACGTCGGCGCTGCTCTTCTTGGCCTGCACGGCGGTGACGATCGCCTGGTCCGCGTCCATGTCAGCGATGGGCGCGATGCCGATGCCCGGCGGCTGGACGATGTCGATGGCGTGGATGCGGATGTGCGGGCAGACGTGGCCCGGCGTTGCGGCGTCATTCCTCGGCATGTGGGTCGTGATGATGGCAGCGATGATGCTGCCATCCCTGATGCCCATGCTGTGGCACTACCGCCAGGCAGTCGGCACAACAGGCCGGACGCACCTGGGCTGGCTGACCGCGCTGGTGGGCGTGGGGTACTTGTTCGTGTGGGCCGTGCTCGGCATAGCCACCTTTGCGCTGGGCGCCGCGCTGGCGGCGCTCGAGATGCGGCTGCCGGCGCTGGCGCGCGCGGTTCCGGTCGTGGCTGGTGCGGTGGTCCTGAGCGCCGGCGCACTCCAGTTCACCGCCTGGAAGGCGCACCACCTTGCCTGCTGCCGGGAGATGCCTGGGCACGGATGCGGGCGGCGGGGGGACGCCGGTGCGGCGCGGGGGAATGGGCTGCAATTCGGCCTGCGATTCGGCCTGACCCTCGGCCTGCACTGCGTTTGCAGCTGTGCGGGCCTGATGGCAATTCTCCTTGTCATCGGGGTCATGGACCTGCGCGCGATGGCTGCCGTGACGGCAGCCATCACCGTCGAGCGTCTCGCACCGTCCGGCGAGTGCGCCGCGCGCGCCATCGGCGCCGTCATCATTGGGGCAGGGTTGATCCTGATCGCGCTGGCGTGAGCACCATGTTCAAGGGCACCCCAATGCCGTGCCTCAGCGCGCAGCCCGCGGAACCAAGGATGAACAACACTAGCCCGAGATCGTCAGCTCGACCGTGGCCGCACCGATGCTCTCTTCCAGCCGATGCAGCTTGGCGGTGCCCGGAATCGGCACGATCCACGGCTTGCGCGCAAGCAGCCAGGCGAGTGCAACCTGCGTCCGGGTGGCGCCTTTGCCGTCGGCAATGTTGCCAAGCACCTCGACCAGGGCCGCGTTGGCCTTGCGGCTTGCCTCGGAGAAGCGCGGCACGTCCATCGTATTTCTCCACGCAGGATGCCCGCGTCGCTACCGCACGGGTGCGTGAGGTGCGTGAGGTGCGTGAGCCAGGTTACGTCAGCTACACAGTCGGTCCTGCAAAATTGGCTTGAGCTGCAAAAGAGGTGATAAAGGGCGGCACCGGCAGTTTCAGTCCCGCAGCTTCGGCAGGGCGAGCTGGCCGACGGGCACAACGGTTCGGCCAAGCAAGCGCAGCAGCAGGAAAACAAAAAATACCGCCGACAGTCCCAGGCGGACGATGGCCCGCAGCAGCCAGCGCAGATTGAAGCCAGCAGCACAAAGGATCGGATGCAGTGCGTCACCAGCTTCGCCCTTGAGCCAGTTGCGCCGTAGTCCGTGATCCGCCTTGACGTGCCCGATAACGGGTTCGACAGCCTGGCGCCGCTTGAGCATTCTGCGCTGGACTTGGTTCATCGTCTTGATTCGCCCGCGATGCACGATCTTCACCGGAGCCACCTCGGCATCCACGCCGCGATATCCCAGATCGACGATAGCCGTGTTGGGTTTCGGGGCGCCGGGCAGCTCCTGCAGCAGGATGGTGGTCTGCTCGAGCTGGGCATGCAGTGTGTGGCCGTCGTAGGGATTGCCGGGGAAGCTGCGTGCACCGACGATCAGGCCTTGGCTCGCAGTAACTGCCAGGCTGACCTTGACGCCGAACTCATACGGCTGGCGCGCCTTGCCCTTCGAGATGCACTCGACTTCCGGGGCGTGCAAGGCATAGAGCTTGTTCTTGTCCTTCGGACGTTGCCGACAGATTCGCCACGCCCGCTCGATCCATGGCTGCATCGTGGCTTGCATGGCGTCCGATGTCCCGGACAACTTGCGCTCGATATCCCGCAGGATCCGGCCGAGAATGGTGCGCTGGCGTTTGAGCACTCGACGCAGTCGCTTGAACTGTTTGGCGTGCGCGTATCCGCCCGCACTGCGGCGCAGCTTCTTGCCCTCGCGCTCGAAAGTCTGCTTGAGGTTCAGGCCTGCACGCTTGGCCAGGCGGACCAGTTTGGCACGCGCCACATCCAGCAATCGACTGTCGGTCGGATAGGCGATGGCCTTCTCCTGGACCGTGGTGTCGACGATCACACACTCGAACTCAGCCGGCTTGATCGCGCCCATCTGCACGGCAGCGGCAATCGTGGTCGCCAGCAACTCCTCGACGCCGGCCTCGCCCAATGCCTGCCGGAAGCGCACCAGATTGGTCGGGTCACATGGCAGACGGGGCTCGAAGTATTCCTGGCCGCTGAAATATTGGTAGTAGACGTCTTGCGCCCACCGCTCGCACACCGACTCGTCACTCTCGTTGTATGCATGCTTGAGGTACAGCAGTGCGACCATCAGACGGATCGGCAACCGCGGCCGACCCGCGGCACTGATACCGGCACCCGCCACCGCCAGGGTCGGGCCGAACAGATCCTCGCCCACCTCCAACTGTCCGTCTCGCGCCTGGCGTGCGAACACTGGCGCCAACGTCGCCTCGATCTGCGGCCACGGCATACGCATGGCCAGAACCGCCAGCGGATGGCGCAGGTCGATCATGGCGTCAAGGCGGCTACGGAAAAAGTCGGGCGTGCTCATCGGCAAGTCGAAAACTCCCAGAAAGGGGATCAGATTCATATTCCTTCTGGGAGTTCTCCATCACCCCAATTCTCGCCATGGCCTTGCCACGCTTGGCTTCGTAACATTCTGCAGGACGGACTACACACGGGGGCGAATATAATGCCAGGTTAGCTCTCCTGCCCCGCATCCACCCATGAAGAACGCCGCATTGTTGACCTTGGCGCTGGCCTTGCACGCCACCGCGCAGGCCGCCGGTGACGCGCAGGCCGGCAAGGCGGTATTCGCCTCGAAGTGCGCGTCCTGCCACAGCGTCGGGCCCTCGGCGCGCGCCGCCTTTGGCCCCCAGCTCAACGGGATCTTCGGCAGGGTCGCCGGCAGCACGACCGACTACAAGTACTCTCCCGAGATGAAGCAATCGGGCGTGGTGTGGTCCGAGAAAACCTTGAGTGCGTTTATCCAGTCGCCCAGCAAGGTTGTGCCCGGCACCAGGATGCGCTTCTGGGGGATCAGCAACGAGCGGCAGATCGCGGACCTGCTGGCCTACCTGCATGCGTACCAGTAGCGAGCACTACAAGCACTACAAGAACTACAGAAAGAATCAAACGCTCCGTAACCGATAGAATAGGTGCCGGCGCCACATGGCATGGCGCCCCCACAGATCTGATCCGGAGTTGGCATGGAACCCCTCTCATTCGAGATTGTCACCGTCGAGGAAGCGAGGCTGATCCTGGATGGCGCCGTGCCCGCCCATGGCGAGCCCGACTGGGCTGGCCGGCGGCAACCCGAAACCGCGGAAGCGAAAACCCTCTCGGCCACCGCGCTCAAATGGCTGGCTGTGCTGCCGCCGCAGGCGCGGCCCCTGGAGCTGTGCCGCAGCTATCCGCGCATCGGCAACCAGCTGGCAGCGCTTTGGGCCGACCCAGCCGCGCTCTCGGATTTCCTGGCCGACCTGCTGATCGACAAGCGCGGCGGCCGCCAGGGGTTCCCCGGCGGCATCGCGCTTGAATTGTCGCAACTGCAGGAGCACCTTCTGCGCACGATGGAGCCGTGACCACGTCAGCGCATCAGGCCAGAATCTTTTTTGGAAATGGCGTCTTAGTGCGCTCGTCCCGGCGTGCAGTCTTCGACCATGCCGGAGATGCGGCTGGCGCTCATCAACGGGTGCCACTCCCCGGAGCTGCGGATCTCCACGTCGGAGCCTTCGGCGCCGTCGGCAGCGCGGCGCAAGCTGATCAGGTGGAAGAACTTGTATTCATCCGCGTCCGCGCGCCCGACCCGGATATCCACCTTGCCGGGTTCCGGGTACGCGATCACGGTGGCGTCGTCACCCAGCCGCTGCTTCAGGCACAGGACCAGGTCGCCTACGCTGGCCTTGGAGTGCGCGCGCTTCGGATCCATCGCCTGGATGGAATTGGCGGTCACGCCGCCCGAACAGGCAGACAGCAATTGCGCCGCCATCGCGACTACCATCAATACCCGTGCCCGTACCCGACCTTTTGACATTCCCGCTCCTTGGCTAGATGAGTCGGGTGATGTTACATCAAGTGAATTCGGATGCTGATGCTCTCGCCGTGCGCGAGACACAACGCGGTAGAAGCAAAAAACAAAAAGCAAAAGGCCTGCACGGATGCAGGCCTTTTGCTTTCAATCTTGGTGCCCAGGAGAGGACTCGAACCTCCACAGTGTTGCCACCGCTAGGACCTGAACCTAGTGCGTCTACCAATTTCGCCACCTGGGCTAGGTGAGGTTGCGAATTCTACCCAACGTAACGAAATTTGCAAGTACTGGCCGCGCTGAATCATAAGAAAAGTCCAACTTTCCCCGAGCACCGCCCGCTGCCGGCCCCCGCTTGCGTCCGTCCGGCCCAGGGAAATGAACAAGCGGCCGAAAGATTCCCATTCATCACTTGGCGCGCAGTGCACGGCCCACACCGGTTGGCCGCCCTCCCAGCCCCGCGTATTTTTTCTGGCATTCCTCCCATGCCCTGTCGATTTCGACCGCTCCCGTTCGTCGTCCCAATGGCGGCGCGCACAAGGCTCGCCGCTTCGCAGGCAATCCCAAAGGAGATCAGACATGCATTACATCGATGGATTTGTTCTCGCCGTGCCCACGGCCAAGCGCGACATCTACCGCGCGTACGCCGAGGCTGCCGCCGTGGTGTTCAAGGATCATGGCGCGCTGGGGCTGGTCGAGTGCTGGGGCGACGATGTGCCCGAGGGCAAGCTCACCTCGTTCCCGATGGCCGTCAAGCTGGAGAAGGACGAGACCGTGGTTTTCTCCTGGATCACCTGGCCATCGCGCAAGGCTCGGGACGAAGGCATGAAAGCCACGATGGAAGACCCCAGGCTGCACAGCCAGGGGCCGATGCCGTTCGACGGCAAGCGGATGATCTTTGGCGGCTTCGAGATGATCGTCAACGCTTAGCGGCTTGGCGGCGGTGGGTTGATTGACCTTGCCCGGGGCTCCCGGGCTGGGATCGTTTTGGCCAACGGGGCATTTTCGCGCGGTGGCGGGCAACATCGGCGCGCAAGGCAATCGGCCAGTTAGAATATTCGGGTCGATTCGCGGCCGCATGGCTTGCGGCTTGCTACCCCGAGCACTCCATGGACCCCGCCGAACAAAACATGCCCTTCTCTTTCAAATGCGCGTCATGCGGCGAGATCCACGAGGGCATGCCCAGCCTGGACGCTGACGCTCCGCTGTCCTAC comes from the Cupriavidus basilensis genome and includes:
- a CDS encoding DUF5074 domain-containing protein, whose amino-acid sequence is MKRSAAEIIREYGPFPGVDSVHGVTYDGQQVWFATGDKLIALDPASGKTLRAMDVASHAGTAFDGQHLFQIAEDRIQKIDPQTGRVVATIPAPGGGNDSGLAWAEGTLWVGQYRERKIHQVDPQTGEILRTIESNRFVTGVTWVEGELWHGTWEGEQSELRKVDPQTGKVLESIEMPGGVGVSGLESNGGDQFFCGGGDSGKVRAVRRPARGGAAGSNAGIPVDATSK
- a CDS encoding helix-turn-helix domain-containing protein is translated as MDSLITAAARALAAGDPLGALNRVALRDDAPALALRGIAMAQLGDLVRAKALVRSAARAFGPKEAVARARCVVAEAEIALASRDLSWPAKALDAARATLEAHGDPVNAAHARFLEARRLLLIGRLDEAELTLAQLDPAPFPPASSAVHALVVAGIALRRLRTKAARAALARAEHAARHAGIPALTAEVQSAFLVLQTPAARLIARGQERFLLLDEVEALLASKALVVDACRHAVREAGTVVSLARRPVLFALARALAEAWPADVPRDALIARAFRARHADASHRARLRVEIGRLRTLLGPLAGVGATRRGFALVPHVAREVVVLARPVDEAHAAVLAVVADGESWSSSALAVALGASQRTVQRALDALAAAGKVQSFGRGRARRWLTPPVPGFATTLLLPAPLPGD
- a CDS encoding DUF899 domain-containing protein; amino-acid sequence: MTQHITATREEWLAARLALLEAEKDLTRRSDELARRRQALPWVRVDKAYRFETDEGSASLADLFRGRSQLLIYHFMFGPDYTAGCPSCSSIADGFDGVVVHLANHDVTLAAVSRAPLAKLQAYKQRMGWTFPWASSLGSDFNFDANVSFTEAQQRDGFVEYNYKRGGHAMDATPAPEPVARFAATCGTDAATYSRDRPGLSAFVLEDGVVYHTYSAYARGVDGLWGMYQWLDRAPKGRNETGIWWRRHDEYGER
- a CDS encoding DUF2182 domain-containing protein, translating into MGNAGAAEGAQAQRSMVSGRAFLGTSALLFLACTAVTIAWSASMSAMGAMPMPGGWTMSMAWMRMCGQTWPGVAASFLGMWVVMMAAMMLPSLMPMLWHYRQAVGTTGRTHLGWLTALVGVGYLFVWAVLGIATFALGAALAALEMRLPALARAVPVVAGAVVLSAGALQFTAWKAHHLACCREMPGHGCGRRGDAGAARGNGLQFGLRFGLTLGLHCVCSCAGLMAILLVIGVMDLRAMAAVTAAITVERLAPSGECAARAIGAVIIGAGLILIALA
- a CDS encoding IS5 family transposase produces the protein MSTPDFFRSRLDAMIDLRHPLAVLAMRMPWPQIEATLAPVFARQARDGQLEVGEDLFGPTLAVAGAGISAAGRPRLPIRLMVALLYLKHAYNESDESVCERWAQDVYYQYFSGQEYFEPRLPCDPTNLVRFRQALGEAGVEELLATTIAAAVQMGAIKPAEFECVIVDTTVQEKAIAYPTDSRLLDVARAKLVRLAKRAGLNLKQTFEREGKKLRRSAGGYAHAKQFKRLRRVLKRQRTILGRILRDIERKLSGTSDAMQATMQPWIERAWRICRQRPKDKNKLYALHAPEVECISKGKARQPYEFGVKVSLAVTASQGLIVGARSFPGNPYDGHTLHAQLEQTTILLQELPGAPKPNTAIVDLGYRGVDAEVAPVKIVHRGRIKTMNQVQRRMLKRRQAVEPVIGHVKADHGLRRNWLKGEAGDALHPILCAAGFNLRWLLRAIVRLGLSAVFFVFLLLRLLGRTVVPVGQLALPKLRD
- a CDS encoding c-type cytochrome, producing the protein MKNAALLTLALALHATAQAAGDAQAGKAVFASKCASCHSVGPSARAAFGPQLNGIFGRVAGSTTDYKYSPEMKQSGVVWSEKTLSAFIQSPSKVVPGTRMRFWGISNERQIADLLAYLHAYQ
- a CDS encoding DUF1428 domain-containing protein, which encodes MHYIDGFVLAVPTAKRDIYRAYAEAAAVVFKDHGALGLVECWGDDVPEGKLTSFPMAVKLEKDETVVFSWITWPSRKARDEGMKATMEDPRLHSQGPMPFDGKRMIFGGFEMIVNA